One Vanessa cardui chromosome 17, ilVanCard2.1, whole genome shotgun sequence DNA window includes the following coding sequences:
- the LOC124536848 gene encoding clavesin-2-like, with product MNEYVEYDWRLHQMQNERLCDVSRKRLTDSDRQRALDGLKEAVDSSLNLALRDKSRCQDDNFLRRFLYARKHDVQQSFELLVRYHQHRREHPELWATADGGVLRALADGLPGVLAQRDRRGRCVLLMFASNWTPHACPLLSVFRALLLTLERTLTESQNQANGYVIIVDWTEFTFKQSCSLQAKVLKMMIDCLQDSMPVRFKSIHFIGQPWYVETALAVIKPYLKAKTRERIMLHGNNLSTLHDSLPLDILPAELGGEGPSYNSEYWLQEFCRCENIDSKPVPVIGTAAPVDNDLPAAKLDKAYKQKDSPNFSFNGSEKSAKSELLRDKD from the coding sequence ATGAACGAGTATGTCGAGTACGACTGGAGACTACACCAGATGCAAAATGAACGCCTTTGTGACGTGTCTAGAAAAAGACTTACAGACAGTGACAGGCAACGTGCACTCGATGGCCTCAAAGAAGCAGTCGATTCAAGTCTCAACTTAGCCCTTCGGGATAAAAGCCGTTGTCAAGACGACAACTTCTTGCGGCGGTTTTTGTACGCACGAAAGCATGATGTGCAGCAAAGTTTCGAGTTACTAGTGCGATATCATCAACATCGCAGGGAACATCCTGAACTATGGGCCACAGCAGACGGAGGCGTACTGCGCGCTCTCGCCGATGGACTGCCTGGCGTGCTGGCGCAACGTGACCGGCGCGGTCGCTGTGTGCTCCTCATGTTTGCTTCTAATTGGACTCCACATGCGTGCCCTCTACTTTCCGTGTTCAGAGCCTTACTTCTTACGTTGGAACGCACCCTCACCGAATCACAAAATCAAGCCAACGgatatgttattattgttgACTGGACAGAGTTTACGTTTAAGCAATCGTGTAGTTTACAagcaaaagttttaaaaatgatgATTGACTGTTTGCAAGACAGTATGCCAGTGCGATTTAAAAGCATACATTTCATCGGCCAACCGTGGTATGTGGAAACGGCACTCGCAGTAATTAAACCTTATCTTAAAGCAAAAACCCGGGAAAGAATAATGTTACATGGAAACAATCTATCCACATTACACGATTCACTGCCGTTGGATATTTTACCTGCAGAGTTAGGAGGAGAAGGACCCTCCTACAACTCTGAATACTGGCTTCAGGAATTTTGTCGTTGTGAAAATATAGATTCGAAACCAGTGCCCGTAATAGGAACAGCTGCGCCAGTAGATAACGATCTCCCCGCTGCCAAACTTGACAAAGCGTATAAACAAAAAGATAGTCCCAACTTTTCATTTAATGGAAGCGAAAAAAGTGCTAAGTCTGAGTTACTTCGTGATAAAGATTGA